Proteins encoded in a region of the Acidimicrobiales bacterium genome:
- a CDS encoding M23 family metallopeptidase, whose translation MRRPRRLRARIARLVRGTAVWGSAGFIWAVVFAEPATSPPARSATAPGETPVYAELAAAVAGRLHRPQAASRSEPAPPPPVAWPARGQLTGWYGERRGAARHPGVDIDGATGDPVTAAAAGTVVHAGPAPAGYSGYGTVVILDHGDLTSIYAHLSKVTVRAGQDVVTGQSLGAIGTTGSVTGSHLHFEVRRGGAAIDPEGWLPRR comes from the coding sequence ATGCGACGGCCACGGCGTCTTCGGGCGCGCATCGCACGCCTGGTCCGGGGAACGGCCGTCTGGGGATCGGCGGGCTTCATCTGGGCCGTGGTGTTCGCCGAACCGGCAACCTCGCCGCCGGCCCGGTCGGCGACCGCGCCCGGTGAGACGCCCGTGTACGCGGAGCTGGCGGCGGCGGTGGCCGGGCGTCTGCACCGGCCCCAGGCCGCCTCCCGCTCCGAGCCGGCGCCGCCCCCGCCCGTGGCGTGGCCCGCCCGTGGCCAGCTCACCGGCTGGTACGGCGAGCGCCGCGGTGCCGCCCGTCACCCCGGCGTCGACATCGACGGCGCCACCGGCGACCCGGTGACCGCGGCTGCGGCCGGCACGGTGGTCCACGCCGGACCGGCGCCGGCCGGGTACTCGGGCTACGGCACCGTGGTGATCCTCGACCACGGGGACCTCACCAGCATCTACGCCCACCTGTCGAAGGTGACGGTGCGGGCCGGCCAGGACGTGGTCACCGGCCAGTCGCTCGGCGCCATCGGCACCACCGGGTCGGTCACCGGGTCGCATCTCCACTTCGAGGTGCGCCGGGGCGGGGCGGCCATCGACCCCGAGGGGTGGCTGCCCCGCCGGTAG
- a CDS encoding thermonuclease family protein yields MRTARVMLAAAVVLAGAACGRDTSPSPSHAAADAGRAEITRVVDGDTVRVTIGGAEERVRLIGIDTPETHGQGGLRECFGAEASRRMTELLPPGTPVRLVRDVEARDRYDRLLAYVYRASDGLFVNLAMAREGFATTLTYPPNVAHADELVAAVRAARQARRGLWGRCGGPDVSLPAGGGNGEGG; encoded by the coding sequence GTGCGCACCGCCCGCGTCATGCTCGCCGCCGCCGTCGTGCTCGCCGGCGCGGCGTGCGGGCGGGACACGTCGCCCTCGCCGTCGCACGCCGCGGCCGACGCGGGCCGGGCCGAGATCACCCGGGTGGTGGACGGCGACACCGTCCGCGTCACCATCGGCGGCGCCGAGGAGCGGGTCCGCCTGATCGGCATCGACACGCCGGAGACGCACGGCCAGGGCGGGCTGCGCGAATGCTTCGGGGCGGAGGCGAGCCGCCGCATGACCGAGCTGCTCCCGCCGGGCACGCCCGTCCGCCTGGTGCGCGACGTCGAGGCGCGGGACCGCTACGACCGGCTCCTCGCCTACGTCTACCGGGCGTCCGACGGGCTCTTCGTCAACCTGGCCATGGCGCGTGAGGGCTTCGCCACCACGCTCACCTACCCGCCCAACGTCGCCCACGCCGACGAGCTCGTGGCGGCCGTGCGGGCCGCCCGCCAGGCCCGGCGGGGGTTGTGGGGGCGCTGCGGCGGGCCCGACGTGTCGCTGCCCGCGGGCGGCGGCAACGGCGAGGGCGGCTGA